In Piliocolobus tephrosceles isolate RC106 chromosome 5, ASM277652v3, whole genome shotgun sequence, a single genomic region encodes these proteins:
- the TDRD6 gene encoding tudor domain-containing protein 6 isoform X1: MCSTPGMPAPGASLALRVSFVDVHPDVIPVQLWGLVGERRGEYLRLSREIQEAAATRGQWALGSASASPGELCLVQVGLLWHRCRVVSRQAQESRVFLLDEGRTITAGAGSLAPGRREFFYLPSEVLGCVLAGLVPAGCGASAGEPQHWPADAVDFLSNLQGKEVHGCVLDVLLLHRLVLLEVPDVFQQMRELGLARRVPDSLFRSLLERYLTAATASVGSGVPVLSRVPLKQKQPGLDYFYPQLQLGVTEPVVVTQVCHPHRIHCQLRSLSQEIHRLSESMAQVYRGSTGTGDENCTSATWEETEESPDKPGSPCASCGLNGHWYRALLLETFRPQRCAQVLHVDYGRKELVSCSSLRYLLPEYFRMPVVTYPCALYGLWDGGRGWSRSQVGDLKALILGKAVNAKIEFYCAFEHVYYVTLYGEDGINLNRVFGVQSCCLADRVLQSQGTEEEEPETSPQSQSPAEEVDEEISFPALRSIRLKMNAFYDAQVEFIKNPSEFWIRLRKYNVTFSKLTRRMCSFYSSASKLDGVVLKPEPDDLCCVKWKENGYYRAIVTKSDDRSVDVFLVDRGNSENVDWYDVRMLLPQFRQLPILALKCTLADIWPLGKTWSQEAVSFFEKTVLHKELVIHILDKQDHQYVIEILDESRTGEENISKVIAQAGYAKYQEFETKENISVNAHSPGHVSNHFTTENNKIPFAKTGEGEQKAKRENKIISVSKALSDTTVVTNGSAKLVVQEKVKRASVYFPLIQNFLEIKPGSSCQGELEVGSTVEVRVSYVENPGYFWCQLTRNIQRLKTLMSDIQYYCKNIAAPHQGNTPACLAKRTVNRQWSRALISGIQSVEHVNVIFVDYGDREMVSVKNIYSIGEEFLKVKAQAFRCSLYNLIQPNGQNPFVWDVKAIQAFNEFVDNAWQKNLELKCTVFALASINNEELFNIVDLLTPFQSACHFLVEKRLARPVKLQKPLESSVQLHSYFYSTHDMKIGSEELVYITHIDDPWTFYCQLSRNASILEQLSCSITQLSKVLLNLKTSPLNPGTLCLAKFTDGNWYRGIVIEKEPKKVFFVDFGNIYVVTSDDLLPIPSDAYDVLLLPMQAVKCSLSDIPDHIPEEVVVWFQETILNKSLKALVVAKDPDGTLIIELYGDNIQVSASINKKLWLLSYKDRIRKKESEVLPSATENYLAEKNENMKLPCTEYLSKSVGNKLHNKEISEQSYKPKINSSYKELRLLQSLTKTNLVTQYQDSVGNKNSQVFPLTTEKKEEICAETLLKTARVEATLSERKIGDSCDKDLPLKFCEFPQKTIMPGFKTTVYVSHINDLSDFYVQLIEDESEISRLSERLNSVKTGPEYYAGPPLQRGDMICAVFPEDNLWYRAVVKEQQPNDLLSVQFIDYGNVSVVHTNKIGRLDLVNAVLPGLCIHCSLQGFGVPDNKISKKMMHYFSQRTSETAIRCEFVKFRDRWEVILADEHGIIADDMINRYTVSEKSQIELSTQVIKGAGSNSVNKSDVDTSVFLNWYNPEKKMVRAYATVIDGPEYFWCQFADTEKLQYLEVEVQTAGEQVVNRRNCIPCPYIGDPCIIRYREDGHYYRALITNICEDYLVSVRLVDFGNVEDCVDPKALWAIPSELLSVPMQAFPCCLSGFNISEGVCSQEGNDYFYEIVTEDVLEITILEIRRDVCDIPLAIVDLKSKGKSINEKMEKYSKIGITKSALPYENTDSEIKQALGSCNLDVGLKKLSNKAVHNKMYMEQTDELAERTEKDVNNIGTKPSNFRDPKTDNICEGFENPCKDKIDTEELEGEVECHLVDKAEFDDKYLITGFNTLLPHGNETKEILELNSLEVPLSPDDESKEFLELESIELQNSLVVDEEKEELSLVPPSMPLSQECVTKGALELFTGQLPLTCEAEKQPELELPTAQLPLDDKMDPLSLGVSQKAQECMCTEDVRKASCVESFDDQHRMSLHLHGADCDPKTQIEMNIYEEEFIEYKNRDDISALMPLFSEEESSDGSKHNNGLPDHVSAQPQNTYTLKAFTVGSKCVVWSSLRNTWSKCEILETAEEGTRVLNLSNGLEEIVNPENVWNGIPKSDKHPPEKRGLEMMEI, encoded by the exons ATGTGCTCGACGCCCGGAATGCCGGCGCCAGGGGCCTCGCTGGCCCTGCGAGTATCCTTCGTCGACGTGCATCCCGATGTTATCCCGGTGCAGCTGTGGGGGCTGGTGGGCGAGCGGCGGGGCGAGTACCTGCGGCTGAGCCGGGAAATCCAGGAAGCGGCGGCCACGCGCGGCCAATGGGCGCTGGGCAGCGCCTCGGCCTCGCCCGGCGAGCTGTGCCTGGTGCAGGTGGGGCTTCTGTGGCACCGCTGCCGCGTGGTCAGCAGGCAGGCACAGGAGAGCCGTGTCTTCCTGCTGGACGAGGGCCGCACCATCACTGCCGGCGCAGGTTCGCTGGCGCCCGGGCGCAGAGAGTTCTTCTACTTGCCCTCGGAAGTGCTCGGCTGCGTGCTGGCGGGCCTGGTGCCGGCAGGCTGCGGCGCGAGCGCGGGCGAGCCGCAGCACTGGCCTGCCGACGCTGTGGACTTCCTTAGCAATCTTCAGGGCAAGGAGGTGCACGGGTGCGTCCTGGACGTGCTGCTGCTCCATCGCCTGGTCCTCCTGGAGGTGCCCGATGTGTTCCAACAGATGCGGGAGCTGGGTCTGGCCCGGCGGGTGCCCGACAGCCTCTTCCGTTCGTTGCTGGAGCGCTATCTCACAGCGGCCACTGCTAGCGTGGGCTCTGGGGTCCCGGTTCTCTCGCGAGTCCCGCTCAAGCAAAAGCAGCCTGGTCTGGATTACTTCTATCCCCAGCTGCAGCTGGGCGTGACGGAGCCCGTGGTCGTAACCCAAGTGTGCCATCCCCACCGCATTCACTGCCAGCTCCGCAGCCTCTCGCAGGAGATCCACCGCCTCTCTGAGAGTATGGCCCAGGTATACCGGGGTTCCACAGGGACAGGGGATGAGAACTGTACCAGCGCCACCTGGGAGGAGACGGAGGAGAGCCCAGACAAGCCGGGCTCTCCTTGTGCATCCTGTGGCCTGAATGGACATTGGTACAGAGCACTCTTGCTTGAGACTTTTCGGCCCCAGCGCTGTGCCCAGGTGCTTCACGTGGACTATGGAAGGAAGGAGTTAGTGAGCTGCAGCAGCCTTCGGTACTTGTTGCCTGAATATTTTCGAATGCCGGTGGTGACCTACCCTTGCGCTTTGTATGGACTCTGGGATGGTGGGAGAGGCTGGTCTCGGTCACAGGTCGGTGACCTGAAGGCACTGATACTGGGCAAGGCAGTGAATGCAAAGATTGAATTTTATTGCGCCTTTGAGCATGTATATTATGTCACCCTGTATGGAGAAGATGGAATTAATCTGAACCGTGTGTTTGGAGTACAGTCGTGTTGCTTGGCTGACCGAGTCCTTCAGAGCCAGGGAACAGAGGAAGAGGAACCAGAAACATCTCCTCAGTCTCAGTCTCCTGCTGAAGAAGTAGATGAAGAGATTTCATTCCCAGCCTTAAGATCTATCAGGTTAAAGATGAATGCTTTCTACGATGCACAGGTAGAGTTTATTAAAAATCCTTCTGAGTTTTGGATTAGGTTGAGGAAATACAATGTCACCTTCAGTAAGCTGACGAGGAGAATGTGCAGTTTCTATTCCTCTGCCAGTAAGCTGGATGGTGTAGTTTTGAAACCTGAACCTGATGACCTTTGCTGTGTCAAGTGGAAAGAAAATGGTTATTATAGGGCCATAGTCACCAAATCGGATGACAGGAGTGTGGATGTATTCTTAGTTGACCGAGGCAATTCAGAAAATGTGGACTGGTATGACGTAAGGATGCTGCTTCCTCAGTTTAGGCAGCTACCAATATTGGCTCTGAAGTGCACCCTAGCTGATATTTGGCCTTTGGGAAAAACTTGGAGCCAGGAGGCAGTTTCCTTTTTTGAAAAGACTGTGCTCCACAAAGAATTAGTCATCCATATTCTTGATAAACAGGATCATCAATATGTGATTGAGATTCTTGATGAATCAAGAACAGGGGAAGAAAACATCAGTAAGGTAATTGCCCAAGCTGGATATGCCAAGTATCAGGAatttgaaacaaaggaaaatatctcAGTAAATGCCCACTCCCCAGGGCATGTTTCAAATCATTTTACTACGGAGAATAACAAAATACCTTTTGCCAAGACTGGAGAAGGAGAGCAGAAAGccaagagagagaataaaatcaTATCTGTTTCAAAAGCTTTGAGTGACACAACAGTTGTGACAAATGGTTCAGCTAAACTAGTTGTGcaggaaaaagtgaaaagagcatctgtttattttcctcttataCAGAATTTCTTGGAAATTAAGCCAGGCTCCTCTTGTCAAGGAGAGCTGGAAGTTGGAAGTACAGTAGAAGTCAGAGTGTCTTATGTTGAAAACCCTGGCTATTTCTGGTGTCAGCTGACCAGGAACATACAAAGACTTAAAACTCTAATGTCTGATATTCAGTACTATTGCAAAAATATAGCTGCTCCTCACCAGGGAAACACGCCTGCTTGTTTGGCTAAGCGAACGGTAAACAGACAATGGTCCAGAGCACTCATTAGTGGGATACAATCTGTGGAGCATGTCAATGTAATATTTGTAGATTATGGAGACAGAGAAATGGTATCTGTGAAGAATATTTATTCAATTGGTGAAGAATTTCTCAAGGTTAAGGCTCAGGCTTTTAGGTGCAGTCTTTATAATTTAATTCAACCAAATGGTCAAAATCCCTTTGTTTGGGATGTAAAGGCGATACAGGCTTTCAATGAATTTGTAGATAATGCATGGCAAAAAAATCTAGAATTAAAATGTACAGTGTTTGCTCTGGCTTCAATTAATAATGAAGAACTGTTTAACATTGTAGATTTGCTAACACCCTTTCAGAGCGCATGCCATTTCTTGGTAGAAAAGAGACTTGCGAGACCAGTAAAACTTCAGAAGCCTTTGGAGTCCTCTGTTCAGCTACATTCCTACTTCTATTCTACTCATGATATGAAAATTGGAAGTGAAGAATTAGTGTATATAACGCATATTGATGACCCTTGGACATTTTATTGCCAGCTGTCAAGAAATGCAAGTATTTTAGAACAGTTGTCATGTAGTATTACACAATTAAGTAAAGTTTTGCTGAATTTAAAAACATCTCCCTTGAACCCTGGAACCTTGTGCCTTGCCAAGTTTACTGATGGAAACTGGTATAGGGGCATAGTAATAGAAAAAGAGCCAAAGAAAGTCTTCTTTGTTGATTTTGGGAATATTTATGTAGTAACAAGTGATGATCTGCTTCCAATACCTAGTGATGCATATGATGTCTTACTTTTGCCCATGCAAGCTGTCAAATGTTCATTATCTGATATTCCTGATCATATACCAGAAGAAGTGGTGGTGTGGTTTCAGGAGACTATTTTAAATAAGTCATTGAAGGCTTTAGTTGTAGCAAAAGATCCAGATGGAACACTGATTATAGAACTATATGGTGATAATATTCAAGTTAGTGCTAGTATTAATAAGAAGTTGTGGCTACTTAGTTACAAagatagaataagaaaaaaagaaagtgaagtgcTCCCTTCTGCAACTGAAAATTAtcttgcagaaaaaaatgagaatatgaaGTTGCCATGTACAGAGTATTTAAGTAAATCAGTAGGGAACAAGTTACATAATAAAGAAATTTCGGAACAGTCATATAAACCTAAGATCAACTCATCATACAAGGAACTCAGACTTTTACAAAGcttaacaaaaacaaacttaGTCACTCAATATCAAGACTCTGTGGGAAATAAAAATAGTCAAGTGTTTCCattaacaacagaaaagaaagaagaaatttgtgCTGAGACActcttgaaaacagcaagagTAGAAGCCACtctttcagagagaaaaataggAGATTCATGTGACAAAGATTTGCCTCTGAAATTTTGTGAGTTCCCACAGAAGACTATAATGCCTGGATTTAAAACAACTGTATATGTTTCTCATATAAATGACCTTTCAGATTTTTATGTTCAACTAATAGAAGATGAATCTGAAATTAGTCGTCTTTCAGAGAGATTAAACAGTGTTAAAACAGGGCCCGAATATTATGCAGGTCCACCTTTGCAAAGAGGAGATATGATATGTGCTGTTTTCCCAGAAGACAATTTATGGTATCGTGCTGTGGTCAAGGAGCAACAACCCAATGACCTTCTCTCTGTGCAGTTTATAGATTATGGCAATGTTTCTGTGGTTCATACTAACAAAATAGGTAGGCTTGACCTTGTTAATGCAGTATTGCCAGGATTGTGCATTCATTGCTCCTTGCAGGGATTTGGGGTTCCTGACAATAAAATCTCTAAGAAAATGATGCATTACTTTTCCCAACGGACCAGCGAGACTGCAATAAGATGTGAATTTGTTAAATTTCGAGACAGATGGGAAGTTATTCTTGCTGATGAACATGGGATCATAGCAGATGATATGATTAACAGGTATACTGTCAGTGAAAAATCTCAAATAGAACTTTCTACCCAAGTAATTAAAGGTGCCGGTTCAAACTCTGTTAACAAATCAGATGTTGACACTTCAGTATTTCTTAACTGGTATAATCcggaaaaaaaaatggtaagagCTTATGCCACTGTGATAGATGGACCTGAGTACTTTTGGTGTCAGTTTGCTGATACAGAGAAACTTCAGTATTTAGAAGTAGAAGTACAGACTGCTGGAGAACAGGTAGTAAACAGGAGAAATTGTATCCCATGTCCTTATATTGGAGATCCTTGTATAATAAGATACAGAGAAGATGGACATTATTATAGAGCACTTATCACTAATATTTGTGAAGATTATCTTGTATCTGTCAGACTTGTGGACTTTGGAAACGTTGAAGACTGTGTGGACCCAAAAGCACTCTGGGCCATTCCTTCTGAACTTTTGTCGGTTCCCATGCAAGCCTTTCCATGTTGCCTCTCGGGATTTAACATTTCAGAAGGAGTATGTTCTCAAGAGGGAAACGACTATTTCTATGAAATAGTAACAGAAGATGTGTTGGAAATAACGATATTAGAAATCAGAAGGGATGTTTGTGATATCCCTTTAGCAATTGTCGACTTGAAAAGCAAAGGTAAAAGTattaatgagaaaatggagaaatactCTAAGATTGGTATTACTAAAAGTGCTCTTCCCTATGAAAATACAGACTCGGAGATAAAGCAGGCTCTTGGGTCCTGCAATCTTGATGTAGGACTTAAGAAATTAAGTAATAAAGCTGTCCacaataaaatgtatatggaacagACAGATGAGCTTGCTGAAAGAACTGAAAAAGATGTAAACAATATCGGAACCAAACCAAGTAACTTCCGTGACCCTAAAACTGATAACATTTGTGAAGGTTTTGAAAACCCCTGCAAAGATAAAATTGATACTGAGGAACTGGAAGGTGAAGTAGAGTGTCATCTGGTTGACAAAGCAGAGTTTGATGATAAATACCTAATTACAGGATTTAACACATTACTACCACATGGTAATGAAACAAAGGAGATACTAGAACTGAATTCACTTGAGGTGCCACTTTCTCCTGatgatgaatcaaaagaattcTTAGAGCTGGAATCCATTGAGTTACAGAATTCTCTGGTGGtggatgaagaaaaagaggagctAAGCCTGGTGCCACCAAGTATGCCACTCTCCCAAGAGTGTGTCACAAAAGGCGCCCTGGAGCTATTTACAGGACAGCTTCCTCTCACCTGTGAAGCTGAGAAACAACCAGAACTAGAGCTACCTACAGCCCAGCTGCCTTTAGATGACAAGATGGATCCTTTGTCTTTAGGAGTTAGTCAGAAAGCACAAGAGTGCATGTGTACTGAGGACGTGAGAAAGGCAAGTTGTGTAGAATCTTTTGATGACCAGCACAGGATGTCATTGCATCTACATGGAGCAGATTGTGATCCTAAAACACAGATtgaaatgaatatatatgaagaAGAATTTATAGAGTATAAAAACAGGGATGACATTTCAGCATTGATGCCTTTGTTCTCTGAGGAAGAAAGCAGTGATGGAAGCAAGCACAATAATGGTTTACCAGATCATGTCTCAG CTCAACCACAAAACACCTACACTCTGAAAGCCTTTACTGTTGGATCTAAATGTGTTGTGTGGTCAAGTCTAAGAAACACATGGTCTAAATGTGAGATTTTAGAAACAGCTGAAGAAGGAACAAGG